The following coding sequences are from one Oncorhynchus nerka isolate Pitt River linkage group LG6, Oner_Uvic_2.0, whole genome shotgun sequence window:
- the LOC115130273 gene encoding all trans-polyprenyl-diphosphate synthase PDSS1-like isoform X1, with product MAIPWRHCWRWTTGVTSTSVLETICGFNGRSATFAALSLRGTGAVAGSGKERLSSTPEDTTSIGNYILTSRHKSRLLYPTPKPCCCKRIHSDAKLKDPFTLAQKDLNYLYDDIKKELFVSKSELKSLCDYYFDGKGKAFRPMIVVLMARACNIHSNRDGSVCLSRDLLPGQRSIAMISEMIHTASLVHDDVIDGSDKRRGKTTISEVWGERKAILAGDFILSAASMALARIGNNTVVSVLSQVIEDLVRGEFMQLGSKENESERFKHYLEKSFKKTASLIANSCKAVSILVNSDPEVQEIAFQYGRNVGIAFQLVDDVLDFTACASQLGKPSATDLKLGLATGPVLFACQQFPELHAMIMRRFSTTGDVDRAWQYVLESDGVVQTNYLAQSYCREAIRQISLLRPSPERDALIRLTEMVLTRDK from the exons ATGGCGATACCGTGGAGGCACTGTTGGAGGTGGACTACAGGCGTTACGAGTACAAGTGTACTAGAAACCATATGCGGTTTTAATGGAAGGTCTGCTACGTTTGCTGCTTTGTCTTTGCGAGGAACGGGGGCCGTCGCTGGCTCGGGAAAGGAG AGACTATCCTCCACGCCTGAAGACACAACCTCAATAGGCAACTATATTCTGACAAG TAGGCACAAATCAAGGTTGCTTTACCCCACACCAAAGCCTTGCTGCTGCAAAAGGATACACAGTGATGCCAAGTTGAAGGACCCGTTCACACTCGCCCAAAAAGACTTGAACTATTTGTATGATGATATTAAAAAG GAGCTTTTTGTGTCCAAATCAGAGCTGAAGTCCTTATGTGACTACTACTTTGACGGGAAGGGCAAGGCCTTCCGACCAATGATAGTGGTGCTGATGGCCCGGGCCTGCAATATTCACAGCAACAGAGACGG ttctgtctgtctgtctagagatcTGCTCCCAGGTCAGCGGTCCATAGCAATGATCTCTGAAATGATCCACACCGCCAGCCTGGTCCACGATGATGTCATCGATGGCTCGGACAAGCGGAGGGGGAAGACCACCATCAGCGAAGTGTGGGGGGAGCGAAAG GCCATTTTAGCTGGAGATTTCATCCTCTCGGCAGCCTCCATGGCTCTGGCCCGTATCGGCAACAACACAGTGGTGTCAGTGCTGTCTCAGGTCATAGAGGATCTGGTGCGAG GGGAATTCATGCAGCTGGGCTCCAAGGAGAACGAGAGCGAGAGATTCAAGCACTACCTCGAGAAGAGCTTCAAGAAGACTGCCAGTCTTATAGCGAACAGTTGTAAAGCA GTATCTATTCTGGTGAACTCTGACCCAGAGGTACAGGAAATAGCCTTTCAGTACGGGAGGAACGTAGGCATCGCCTTTCAG CTGGTGGATGATGTGCTGGACTTCACAGCATGCGCCAGCCAGCTAGGAAAGCCTTCGGCTACAGACCTTAAACTGGGCCTGGCAACCGGACCAGTCTTATTTGCCTGTCAAcag TTTCCTGAGCTGCATGCTATGATTATGAGGCGGTTCAGCACCACTGGAGACGTGGATCGGGCCTGGCAGTATGTCCTGGAG AGTGATGGTGTGGTTCAGACCAACTACCTGGCCCAGAGCTACTGCCGGGAGGCAATCCGGCAGATCAGTCTGCTCAGGCCCTCCCCGGAACGGGACGCCCTCATCAGGCTCACTGAGATGGTCCTCACCCGCGACAAGTGA
- the LOC115130273 gene encoding all trans-polyprenyl-diphosphate synthase PDSS1-like isoform X2 has product MAIPWRHCWRWTTGVTSTSVLETICGFNGRSATFAALSLRGTGAVAGSGKERLSSTPEDTTSIGNYILTSRHKSRLLYPTPKPCCCKRIHSDAKLKDPFTLAQKDLNYLYDDIKKELFVSKSELKSLCDYYFDGKGKAFRPMIVVLMARACNIHSNRDGDLLPGQRSIAMISEMIHTASLVHDDVIDGSDKRRGKTTISEVWGERKAILAGDFILSAASMALARIGNNTVVSVLSQVIEDLVRGEFMQLGSKENESERFKHYLEKSFKKTASLIANSCKAVSILVNSDPEVQEIAFQYGRNVGIAFQLVDDVLDFTACASQLGKPSATDLKLGLATGPVLFACQQFPELHAMIMRRFSTTGDVDRAWQYVLESDGVVQTNYLAQSYCREAIRQISLLRPSPERDALIRLTEMVLTRDK; this is encoded by the exons ATGGCGATACCGTGGAGGCACTGTTGGAGGTGGACTACAGGCGTTACGAGTACAAGTGTACTAGAAACCATATGCGGTTTTAATGGAAGGTCTGCTACGTTTGCTGCTTTGTCTTTGCGAGGAACGGGGGCCGTCGCTGGCTCGGGAAAGGAG AGACTATCCTCCACGCCTGAAGACACAACCTCAATAGGCAACTATATTCTGACAAG TAGGCACAAATCAAGGTTGCTTTACCCCACACCAAAGCCTTGCTGCTGCAAAAGGATACACAGTGATGCCAAGTTGAAGGACCCGTTCACACTCGCCCAAAAAGACTTGAACTATTTGTATGATGATATTAAAAAG GAGCTTTTTGTGTCCAAATCAGAGCTGAAGTCCTTATGTGACTACTACTTTGACGGGAAGGGCAAGGCCTTCCGACCAATGATAGTGGTGCTGATGGCCCGGGCCTGCAATATTCACAGCAACAGAGACGG agatcTGCTCCCAGGTCAGCGGTCCATAGCAATGATCTCTGAAATGATCCACACCGCCAGCCTGGTCCACGATGATGTCATCGATGGCTCGGACAAGCGGAGGGGGAAGACCACCATCAGCGAAGTGTGGGGGGAGCGAAAG GCCATTTTAGCTGGAGATTTCATCCTCTCGGCAGCCTCCATGGCTCTGGCCCGTATCGGCAACAACACAGTGGTGTCAGTGCTGTCTCAGGTCATAGAGGATCTGGTGCGAG GGGAATTCATGCAGCTGGGCTCCAAGGAGAACGAGAGCGAGAGATTCAAGCACTACCTCGAGAAGAGCTTCAAGAAGACTGCCAGTCTTATAGCGAACAGTTGTAAAGCA GTATCTATTCTGGTGAACTCTGACCCAGAGGTACAGGAAATAGCCTTTCAGTACGGGAGGAACGTAGGCATCGCCTTTCAG CTGGTGGATGATGTGCTGGACTTCACAGCATGCGCCAGCCAGCTAGGAAAGCCTTCGGCTACAGACCTTAAACTGGGCCTGGCAACCGGACCAGTCTTATTTGCCTGTCAAcag TTTCCTGAGCTGCATGCTATGATTATGAGGCGGTTCAGCACCACTGGAGACGTGGATCGGGCCTGGCAGTATGTCCTGGAG AGTGATGGTGTGGTTCAGACCAACTACCTGGCCCAGAGCTACTGCCGGGAGGCAATCCGGCAGATCAGTCTGCTCAGGCCCTCCCCGGAACGGGACGCCCTCATCAGGCTCACTGAGATGGTCCTCACCCGCGACAAGTGA
- the LOC115130273 gene encoding all trans-polyprenyl-diphosphate synthase PDSS1-like isoform X3 — protein sequence MAIPWRHCWRWTTGVTSTSVLETICGFNGRSATFAALSLRGTGAVAGSGKERLSSTPEDTTSIGNYILTSRHKSRLLYPTPKPCCCKRIHSDAKLKDPFTLAQKDLNYLYDDIKKELFVSKSELKSLCDYYFDGKGKAFRPMIVVLMARACNIHSNRDGDLLPGQRSIAMISEMIHTASLVHDDVIDGSDKRRGKTTISEVWGERKAILAGDFILSAASMALARIGNNTVVSVLSQVIEDLVRGEFMQLGSKENESERFKHYLEKSFKKTASLIANSCKAVCTFYLHNNNRLPGSPRAELKRCVLTGCHFPFKVSILVNSDPEVQEIAFQYGRNVGIAFQLVDDVLDFTACASQLGKPSATDLKLGLATGPVLFACQQFPELHAMIMRRFSTTGDVDRAWQYVLESDGVVQTNYLAQSYCREAIRQISLLRPSPERDALIRLTEMVLTRDK from the exons ATGGCGATACCGTGGAGGCACTGTTGGAGGTGGACTACAGGCGTTACGAGTACAAGTGTACTAGAAACCATATGCGGTTTTAATGGAAGGTCTGCTACGTTTGCTGCTTTGTCTTTGCGAGGAACGGGGGCCGTCGCTGGCTCGGGAAAGGAG AGACTATCCTCCACGCCTGAAGACACAACCTCAATAGGCAACTATATTCTGACAAG TAGGCACAAATCAAGGTTGCTTTACCCCACACCAAAGCCTTGCTGCTGCAAAAGGATACACAGTGATGCCAAGTTGAAGGACCCGTTCACACTCGCCCAAAAAGACTTGAACTATTTGTATGATGATATTAAAAAG GAGCTTTTTGTGTCCAAATCAGAGCTGAAGTCCTTATGTGACTACTACTTTGACGGGAAGGGCAAGGCCTTCCGACCAATGATAGTGGTGCTGATGGCCCGGGCCTGCAATATTCACAGCAACAGAGACGG agatcTGCTCCCAGGTCAGCGGTCCATAGCAATGATCTCTGAAATGATCCACACCGCCAGCCTGGTCCACGATGATGTCATCGATGGCTCGGACAAGCGGAGGGGGAAGACCACCATCAGCGAAGTGTGGGGGGAGCGAAAG GCCATTTTAGCTGGAGATTTCATCCTCTCGGCAGCCTCCATGGCTCTGGCCCGTATCGGCAACAACACAGTGGTGTCAGTGCTGTCTCAGGTCATAGAGGATCTGGTGCGAG GGGAATTCATGCAGCTGGGCTCCAAGGAGAACGAGAGCGAGAGATTCAAGCACTACCTCGAGAAGAGCTTCAAGAAGACTGCCAGTCTTATAGCGAACAGTTGTAAAGCAGTATGTACGTTCTATCTCCACAATAATAACAGACTTCCAGGAAGTCctagggcagaactgaaaaggtgtgtgttGACTGGCTGTCATTTTCCATTCAAGGTATCTATTCTGGTGAACTCTGACCCAGAGGTACAGGAAATAGCCTTTCAGTACGGGAGGAACGTAGGCATCGCCTTTCAG CTGGTGGATGATGTGCTGGACTTCACAGCATGCGCCAGCCAGCTAGGAAAGCCTTCGGCTACAGACCTTAAACTGGGCCTGGCAACCGGACCAGTCTTATTTGCCTGTCAAcag TTTCCTGAGCTGCATGCTATGATTATGAGGCGGTTCAGCACCACTGGAGACGTGGATCGGGCCTGGCAGTATGTCCTGGAG AGTGATGGTGTGGTTCAGACCAACTACCTGGCCCAGAGCTACTGCCGGGAGGCAATCCGGCAGATCAGTCTGCTCAGGCCCTCCCCGGAACGGGACGCCCTCATCAGGCTCACTGAGATGGTCCTCACCCGCGACAAGTGA
- the LOC115130272 gene encoding protein adenylyltransferase SelO-like isoform X1 produces MVIYSASSYVLLGLANLIIMSACMDYCDTIESCHGPHGPADTMSDRQHYIHAFNFNKSVEKHLHDLDHFKLSCKKLLEAFPLDQVDGIFVRSVENCIFSESDPTPLKGPLRLAAVSKEVIEGMLGLDVAVSQSEDFLQYFSGGKLFPGSSPLTHRYGGHQFGYWAGQLGDGRAHLLGEYTSRKGERWELQLKGSGKTPYSRSGDGRAVVRSSVREFLCSEAMHFLGVPTSRAASLIVSEEAVWRDQFYNGKVKKERGAVVLRLATSWFRIGSLEVLAKAEELDLLRKLLDFVIQEHFPSIDSNDPGKYLIFYSRVVNETAHLIAQWMSIGFAHGVCNTDNFSLLSITIDYGPFGFMEAYNPNFVPNTSDEEGRYSIGAQANVGLFNLEKLLEALTPVLTIEQRQGAGLVLKRYPHIYQMRFHKLFKAKLDLLGEEEEDEYLIAFLLKLMEETGADFTMTFRQLSEASMQQLHNMSNLQVMWALENLASHKMYPEWVSMYLHRLKRQGGDSDEDRQHRMKRINPRYVLRNWMAESAIRKAEGNDFSEVELLQRILAQPYLTQDAAEEAGYAAQPPWWAQGLNVSCSS; encoded by the exons ATGGTTATTTACAGTGCCTCAAGCTATGTTCTTTTAGGTTTGGCAAACCTAATCATCATGTCTGCATGTATGGACTATTGTGATACTATTGAAAGCTGTCACGGTCCTCACGGTCCTGCTGACACTATGTCAGACCGACAACACTACATTCATGCTTTCAACTTCAACAAGAGTGTGGAGAAACACTTGCACGATTTGGACCACTTCAAACTGTCGTGTAAAAAGCTATTAG AAGCCTTCCCCCTTGACCAAGTGGATGGCATCTTTGTTCGCTCTGTGGAGAACTGCATTTTTTCAGAGTCTGACCCAACCCCACTCAAAGGCCCTTTGAGACTTGCGGCTGTTTCAAAG GAGGTCATTGAGGGAATGTTGGGTCTAGATGTTGCAGTGTCCCAGTCAGAGGATTTCCTACAGTACTTCAGTGGTGGTAAACTTTTTCCTGGATCCAGCCCTCTGACACACAGATATGGGGGTCACCAG TTTGGCTACTGGGCAGGTCAGTTAGGAGATGGCCGAGCACATCTCCTTGGTGAATATACTAGCAG AAAGGGTGAAAGATGGGAACTCCAACTCAAAGGCTCAGGAAAGACTCCATATTCAAG GTCAGGAGATGGCCGAGCTGTGGTCCGCTCCTCAGTCAGAGAGTTCCTGTGCAGTGAGGCCATGCACTTTCTGGGTGTTCCTACTAGCAGAGCTGCCAG CCTTATTGTAAGTGAAGAGGCAGTGTGGAGGGACCAGTTCTACAATGGGAaagtaaagaaggagagag GAGCGGTTGTCCTGCGGCTGGCCACGTCATGGTTCCGGATCGGATCATTGGAGGTTCTGGCTAAAGCTGAAGAACTTGACCTTTTAAG GAAACTGTTGGACTTTGTGATACAGGAGCATTTTCCTTCCATTGATTCAAATGATCCAGGCAAGTATTTG ATATTTTACTCCAGGGTTGTGAATGAGACCGCTCACCTCATTGCCCAGTGGATGTCTATTGGCTTTGCACATG GAGTATGCAACACTGATAACTTCAGCCTACTGTCTATCACCATTGACTACGGACCGTTTGGCTTTATGGAGGCCTACAACCCAA ATTTTGTCCCCAACACATCTGATGAGGAGGGGAGGTATAGTATCGGAGCTCAGGCCAATGTTGGTCTGTTCAACCTGGAGAAACTCCTAGAAGCCCTAACTCCAGTGCTGACCATAGAACAGAGGCAAGG GGCTGGGCTAGTACTGAAAAGGTACCCACATATATACCAGATGAG GTTTCACAAACTGTTCAAGGCAAAGTTAGATTTACttggcgaggaggaggaggatgaatatCTCATTGCATTTCTGCTTAAG CTGATGGAGGAGACAGGTGCAGACTTCACCATGACCTTCAGACAGCTGAGTGAAGCCTCAATGCAGCAGCTTCACAACATGTCCAACTTACAG GTGATGTGGGCCCTGGAGAACCTGGCTTCGCATAAGATGTACCCCGAGTGGGTCAGCATGTATCTGCATAGATTAAAAAG GCAGGGAGGTGATTCTGATGAGGATCGTCAACACAGGATGAAAA GGATCAATCCCAGATACGTGCTGCGAAACTGGATGGCAGAGTCGGCAATACGGAAGGCTGAGGGGAATGATTTCTCAGAG GTGGAGCTGCTGCAGCGGATACTGgcacaaccctacctcacacaggacgcagcagaggaggctggttatGCAGCACAACCCCCATGGTGGGCCCAGGGGTTAAATGTCAGCTGTTCATCATGA
- the LOC115130272 gene encoding protein adenylyltransferase SelO-like isoform X2, with amino-acid sequence MVIYSASSYVLLGLANLIIMSACMDYCDTIESCHGPHGPADTMSDRQHYIHAFNFNKSVEKHLHDLDHFKLSCKKLLAFPLDQVDGIFVRSVENCIFSESDPTPLKGPLRLAAVSKEVIEGMLGLDVAVSQSEDFLQYFSGGKLFPGSSPLTHRYGGHQFGYWAGQLGDGRAHLLGEYTSRKGERWELQLKGSGKTPYSRSGDGRAVVRSSVREFLCSEAMHFLGVPTSRAASLIVSEEAVWRDQFYNGKVKKERGAVVLRLATSWFRIGSLEVLAKAEELDLLRKLLDFVIQEHFPSIDSNDPGKYLIFYSRVVNETAHLIAQWMSIGFAHGVCNTDNFSLLSITIDYGPFGFMEAYNPNFVPNTSDEEGRYSIGAQANVGLFNLEKLLEALTPVLTIEQRQGAGLVLKRYPHIYQMRFHKLFKAKLDLLGEEEEDEYLIAFLLKLMEETGADFTMTFRQLSEASMQQLHNMSNLQVMWALENLASHKMYPEWVSMYLHRLKRQGGDSDEDRQHRMKRINPRYVLRNWMAESAIRKAEGNDFSEVELLQRILAQPYLTQDAAEEAGYAAQPPWWAQGLNVSCSS; translated from the exons ATGGTTATTTACAGTGCCTCAAGCTATGTTCTTTTAGGTTTGGCAAACCTAATCATCATGTCTGCATGTATGGACTATTGTGATACTATTGAAAGCTGTCACGGTCCTCACGGTCCTGCTGACACTATGTCAGACCGACAACACTACATTCATGCTTTCAACTTCAACAAGAGTGTGGAGAAACACTTGCACGATTTGGACCACTTCAAACTGTCGTGTAAAAAGCTATTAG CCTTCCCCCTTGACCAAGTGGATGGCATCTTTGTTCGCTCTGTGGAGAACTGCATTTTTTCAGAGTCTGACCCAACCCCACTCAAAGGCCCTTTGAGACTTGCGGCTGTTTCAAAG GAGGTCATTGAGGGAATGTTGGGTCTAGATGTTGCAGTGTCCCAGTCAGAGGATTTCCTACAGTACTTCAGTGGTGGTAAACTTTTTCCTGGATCCAGCCCTCTGACACACAGATATGGGGGTCACCAG TTTGGCTACTGGGCAGGTCAGTTAGGAGATGGCCGAGCACATCTCCTTGGTGAATATACTAGCAG AAAGGGTGAAAGATGGGAACTCCAACTCAAAGGCTCAGGAAAGACTCCATATTCAAG GTCAGGAGATGGCCGAGCTGTGGTCCGCTCCTCAGTCAGAGAGTTCCTGTGCAGTGAGGCCATGCACTTTCTGGGTGTTCCTACTAGCAGAGCTGCCAG CCTTATTGTAAGTGAAGAGGCAGTGTGGAGGGACCAGTTCTACAATGGGAaagtaaagaaggagagag GAGCGGTTGTCCTGCGGCTGGCCACGTCATGGTTCCGGATCGGATCATTGGAGGTTCTGGCTAAAGCTGAAGAACTTGACCTTTTAAG GAAACTGTTGGACTTTGTGATACAGGAGCATTTTCCTTCCATTGATTCAAATGATCCAGGCAAGTATTTG ATATTTTACTCCAGGGTTGTGAATGAGACCGCTCACCTCATTGCCCAGTGGATGTCTATTGGCTTTGCACATG GAGTATGCAACACTGATAACTTCAGCCTACTGTCTATCACCATTGACTACGGACCGTTTGGCTTTATGGAGGCCTACAACCCAA ATTTTGTCCCCAACACATCTGATGAGGAGGGGAGGTATAGTATCGGAGCTCAGGCCAATGTTGGTCTGTTCAACCTGGAGAAACTCCTAGAAGCCCTAACTCCAGTGCTGACCATAGAACAGAGGCAAGG GGCTGGGCTAGTACTGAAAAGGTACCCACATATATACCAGATGAG GTTTCACAAACTGTTCAAGGCAAAGTTAGATTTACttggcgaggaggaggaggatgaatatCTCATTGCATTTCTGCTTAAG CTGATGGAGGAGACAGGTGCAGACTTCACCATGACCTTCAGACAGCTGAGTGAAGCCTCAATGCAGCAGCTTCACAACATGTCCAACTTACAG GTGATGTGGGCCCTGGAGAACCTGGCTTCGCATAAGATGTACCCCGAGTGGGTCAGCATGTATCTGCATAGATTAAAAAG GCAGGGAGGTGATTCTGATGAGGATCGTCAACACAGGATGAAAA GGATCAATCCCAGATACGTGCTGCGAAACTGGATGGCAGAGTCGGCAATACGGAAGGCTGAGGGGAATGATTTCTCAGAG GTGGAGCTGCTGCAGCGGATACTGgcacaaccctacctcacacaggacgcagcagaggaggctggttatGCAGCACAACCCCCATGGTGGGCCCAGGGGTTAAATGTCAGCTGTTCATCATGA